A region from the Ciconia boyciana chromosome 1, ASM3463844v1, whole genome shotgun sequence genome encodes:
- the LOC140654160 gene encoding histone H3 translates to MARTKQTARKSTGGKAPRKQLATKAARKSAPATGGVKKPHRYRPGTVALREIRRYQKSTELLIRKLPFQRLVREIAQDFKTDLRFQSSAVMALQEASEAYLVGLFEDTNLCAIHAKRVTIMPKDIQLARRIRGERA, encoded by the coding sequence ATGGCGCGCACGAAGCAGACGGCGCGTAAGTCGACGGGCGGGAAGGCGCCCCGCAAGCAGCTGGCCACCAAGGCGGCCCGCAAGAGCGCGCCGGCCACGGGCGGCGTGAAGAAGCCGCACCGCTACCGGCCCGGCACGGTGGCGCTGCGCGAGATCCGGCGCTACCAGAAGTCGACGGAGCTGCTGATCCGCAAGCTGCCCTTCCAGCGCCTGGTGCGCGAGATCGCGCAGGACTTCAAGACCGACCTGCGCTTCCAGAGCTCGGCCGTGATGGCGCTGCAGGAGGCGAGCGAGGCCTACCTGGTGGGGCTCTTCGAGGACACCAACCTCTGCGCCATCCACGCCAAGCGCGTCACCATCATGCCCAAAGACATCCAGCTGGCCCGCCGCATCCGCGGTGAACGTGCATAA
- the LOC140654167 gene encoding histone H2A type 2-C, translating into MSGRGKQGGKARAKAKSRSSRAGLQFPVGRVHRLLRKGNYAERVGAGAPVYLAAVLEYLTAEILELAGNAARDNKKTRIIPRHLQLAIRNDEELNKLLGKVTIAQGGVLPNIQAVLLPKKTESHKAKSK; encoded by the coding sequence ATGTCGGGCCGCGGGAAGCAGGGCGGGAAGGCGCGGGCCAAGGCCAAGTCGCGCTCGTCGCGGGCCGGGCTGCAGTTCCCCGTGGGCCGCGTGCACCGGCTGCTGCGCAAGGGCAACTACGCGGAGCGGGTGGGCGCCGGCGCCCCGGTGTACCTGGCGGCCGTGCTGGAGTACCTGACGGCCGAGATCCTGGAGCTGGCGGGCAACGCGGCCCGCGACAACAAGAAGACGCGCATCATCCCCCGCCACCTGCAGCTGGCCATCCGCAACGACGAGGAGCTCAACAAGCTGCTGGGCAAGGTGACCATCGCGCAGGGCGGGGTGCTGCCCAACATCCAGGCCGTGCTGCTGCCCAAGAAGACCGAGAGCCACAAAGCCAAGAGCAAATAA
- the LOC140662289 gene encoding histone H4, producing the protein MSGRGKGGKGLGKGGAKRHRKVLRDNIQGITKPAIRRLARRGGVKRISGLIYEETRGVLKVFLENVIRDAVTYTEHAKRKTVTAMDVVYALKRQGRTLYGFGG; encoded by the coding sequence ATGTCTGGCAGAGGCAAGGGCGGGAAGGGGCTCGGCAAGGGGGGCGCCAAGCGCCACCGCAAGGTGCTGCGCGACAACATCCAGGGCATCACCAAGCCGGCCATCCGCCGCCTGGCTCGGCGCGGCGGCGTGAAGCGCATCTCGGGGCTGATCTACGAGGAGACGCGCGGCGTGCTGAAGGTCTTCCTGGAGAACGTGATCCGCGACGCCGTCACCTACACCGAGCACGCCAAGAGGAAGACGGTGACTGCCATGGACGTGGTCTACGCCCTCAAGCGCCAGGGACGCACCCTCTACGGCTTCGGCGGCTAA
- the LOC140654196 gene encoding histone H2B 1/2/3/4/6-like — MKVRKGNAAYLHKRAINTWQTGASPHSAVQLVASLRVGLFERRASAAMPEPAKSAPAPKKGSKKAVTKTQKKGDKKRKKSRKESYSIYVYKVLKQVHPDTGISSKAMGIMNSFVNDIFERIAGEASRLAHYNKRSTITSREIQTAVRLLLPGELAKHAVSEGTKAVTKYTSSK; from the coding sequence ATGAAAGTACGAAAAGGGAATGCTGCTTATTTGCATAAGAGAGCTATAAATACGTGGCAGACGGGTGCTTCCCCTCATTCCGCTGTTCAGTTGGTGGCTTCGCTCCGTGTTGGGCTCTTTGAGAGACGCGCCTCTGCTGCCATGCCCGAGCCGGCCAAGTCCGCCCCCGCGCCCAAGAAGGGCTCCAAGAAGGCGGTGACCAAGACGCAGAAGAAGGGCGACAAGAAGCGCAAGAAGAGCCGCAAGGAGAGCTACTCCATCTACGTGTACAAGGTGCTGAAGCAGGTGCACCCCGACACGGGCATCTCGTCCAAGGCCATGGGCATCATGAACTCCTTCGTCAACGACATCTTCGAGCGCATCGCCGGCGAGGCCTCGCGCCTGGCGCACTACAACAAGCGCTCCACCATCACCTCGCGGGAGATCCAGACGGCTGTGCGGCTCCTGCTGCCCGGCGAGCTGGCCAAGCACGCTGTCTCCGAGGGCACCAAGGCTGTCACCAAGTACACCAGCTCCAAGTAA
- the LOC140654220 gene encoding histone H2B 1/2/3/4/6-like, whose translation MPEPAKSAPAPKKGSKKAVTKTQKKGDKKRKKSRKESYSIYVYKVLKQVHPDMGISSKAMGIMNSFVNDIFERIAGEASRLAHYNKRSTITSREIQTAVRLLLPGELAKHAVSEGTKAVTKYTSSK comes from the coding sequence ATGCCCGAGCCGGCCAAGTCCGCCCCCGCGCCCAAGAAGGGCTCCAAGAAGGCGGTGACCAAGACGCAGAAGAAGGGCGACAAGAAGCGCAAGAAGAGCCGCAAGGAGAGCTACTCCATCTACGTGTACAAGGTGCTGAAGCAGGTGCACCCCGACATGGGCATCTCGTCCAAGGCCATGGGCATCATGAACTCCTTCGTCAACGACATCTTCGAGCGCATCGCCGGCGAGGCCTCGCGCCTGGCGCACTACAACAAGCGCTCCACCATCACCTCGCGGGAGATCCAGACGGCTGTGCGGCTCCTGCTGCCCGGCGAGCTGGCCAAGCACGCCGTCTCCGAGGGCACCAAGGCTGTCACCAAGTACACCAGCTCCAAGTAA
- the LOC140654175 gene encoding histone H2A type 2-C: MSGRGKQGGKARAKAKSRSSRAGLQFPVGRVHRLLRKGNYAERVGAGAPVYLAAVLEYLTAEILELAGNAARDNKKTRIIPRHLQLAIRNDEELNKLLGKVTIAQGGVLPNIQAVLLPKKTESHKAKSK; the protein is encoded by the coding sequence ATGTCGGGCCGCGGGAAGCAGGGCGGGAAGGCGCGGGCCAAGGCCAAGTCGCGCTCGTCGCGGGCCGGGCTGCAGTTCCCCGTGGGCCGCGTGCACCGGCTGCTGCGCAAGGGCAACTACGCGGAGCGGGTGGGCGCCGGCGCCCCGGTGTACCTGGCGGCCGTGCTGGAGTACCTGACGGCCGAGATCCTGGAGCTGGCGGGCAACGCGGCCCGCGACAACAAGAAGACGCGCATCATCCCCCGCCACCTGCAGCTGGCCATCCGCAACGACGAGGAGCTCAACAAGCTGCTGGGCAAGGTGACCATCGCGCAGGGTGGGGTGCTGCCCAACATCCAGGCCGTGCTGCTGCCCAAGAAGACCGAGAGCCACAAAGCCAAGAGCAAATAA
- the LOC140654203 gene encoding histone H2A-IV, with amino-acid sequence MSGRGKQGGKARAKAKSRSSRAGLQFPVGRVHRLLRKGNYAERVGAGAPVYLAAVLEYLTAEILELAGNAARDNKKTRIIPRHLQLAIRNDEELNKLLGKVTIAQGGVLPNIQAVLLPKKTDSHKAKAK; translated from the coding sequence ATGTCGGGCCGCGGGAAGCAGGGCGGGAAGGCGCGGGCCAAGGCCAAGTCGCGCTCGTCGCGGGCCGGGCTGCAGTTCCCCGTGGGCCGCGTGCACCGGCTGCTGCGCAAGGGCAACTACGCGGAGCGGGTGGGCGCCGGCGCCCCGGTGTACCTGGCGGCCGTGCTGGAGTACCTGACGGCCGAGATCCTGGAGCTGGCGGGCAACGCGGCCCGCGACAACAAGAAGACGCGCATCATCCCCCGCCACCTGCAGCTGGCCATCCGCAACGACGAGGAGCTCAACAAGCTGCTGGGCAAGGTGACCATCGCGCAGGGCGGGGTGCTGCCTAACATCCAGGCCGTGCTGCTGCCCAAGAAGACCGACAGCCACAAGGCCAAAGCCAAGTGA
- the LOC140654189 gene encoding histone H1.01, protein MSETAPAAAPDAPAPAAKAAAKKPKKAAGGSKARKPAGPSVTELITKAVSASKERKGLSLAALKKALAAGGYDVEKNNSRIKLGLKSLVSKGTLVQTKGTGASGSFRLNKKPGEVKEKAPKKRAPAAKPKKPAAKKPASAAKKPKKAAAVKKSPKKAKKPAATAAKKAAKSPKKAAKAGRPKKAAKSPAKAKAVKPKAAKPKAAKPKAAKAKKAAPKKK, encoded by the coding sequence ATGTCCGAGaccgctcccgccgccgcccccgatgcgcccgcgcccgccgccaAGGCCGCCGCCAAGAAGCCGAAGAAGGCGGCGGGCGGCTCCAAAGCCCGCAAGCCGGCGGGCCCCAGCGTCACCGAGCTGATCACCAAGGCCGTGTCCGCCTCCAAGGAGCGCAAGGGGCTCTCCCTCGCCGCGCTCAAGAAGGCGCTGGCCGCCGGCGGCTACGATGTGGAGAAGAACAACAGCCGCATCAAGCTGGGGCTCAAGAGCCTCGTCAGCAAGGGCACGCTGGTGCAGACCAAGGGCACCGGCGCCTCCGGCTCTTTCCGGCTCAACAAGAAACCGggagaagtgaaggaaaaagcCCCCAAGAAGCGGGCGCCCGCGGCCAAGCCCAAGAAGCCGGCGGCCAAGAAGCCCGCCAGCGCCGCCAAGAAGCCCAAGAAGGCAGCGGCGGTGAAGAAGAGCCCCAAGAAAGCCAAGAAGCCGGCGGCCACCGCGGCCAAGAAAGCGGCCAAGAGCCCCAAGAAAGCGGCCAAGGCAGGCCGCCCCAAGAAAGCAGCGAAGAGCCCGGCCAAGGCGAAGGCGGTGAAGCCCAAAGCAGCCAAGCCCAAGGCGGCCAAGCCCAAAGCGGCCAAGGCGAAGAAGGCGGCGCCCAAAAAGAAGTAA
- the LOC140654213 gene encoding histone H2B 1/2/3/4/6, with protein MPEPAKSAPAPKKGSKKAVTKTQKKGDKKRKKSRKESYSIYVYKVLKQVHPDTGISSKAMGIMNSFVNDIFERIAGEASRLAHYNKRSTITSREIQTAVRLLLPGELAKHAVSEGTKAVTKYTSSK; from the coding sequence ATGCCCGAGCCGGCCAAGTCCGCCCCCGCGCCCAAGAAGGGCTCCAAGAAGGCGGTGACCAAGACGCAGAAGAAGGGCGACAAGAAGCGCAAGAAGAGCCGCAAGGAGAGCTACTCCATCTACGTGTACAAGGTGCTGAAGCAGGTGCACCCCGACACGGGCATCTCGTCCAAGGCCATGGGCATCATGAACTCCTTCGTCAATGACATCTTCGAGCGCATCGCCGGCGAGGCCTCGCGCCTGGCGCACTACAACAAGCGCTCCACCATCACCTCGCGGGAGATCCAGACGGCCGTgcggctcctgctgcctggTGAGCTGGCCAAGCACGCTGTCTCCGAGGGCACCAAGGCTGTCACCAAGTACACCAGCTCCAAGTAA
- the LOC140654205 gene encoding histone H2A-IV-like, protein MSGRGKQGGKTRAKAKSRSSRAGLQFPVGRVHRLLRKGNYAERVGAGAPVYLAAVLEYLTAEILELAGNAARDNKKTRIIPRHLQLAIRNDEELNKLLGKVTIAQGGVLPNIQAVLLPKKTDSHKAKAK, encoded by the coding sequence ATGTCGGGCCGCGGGAAGCAGGGCGGGAAGACGCGGGCCAAGGCCAAGTCGCGCTCGTCGCGGGCCGGGCTGCAGTTCCCCGTGGGCCGCGTGCACCGGCTGCTGCGCAAGGGCAACTACGCGGAGCGGGTGGGCGCCGGCGCCCCGGTGTACCTGGCGGCCGTGCTGGAGTACCTGACGGCCGAGATCCTGGAGCTGGCGGGCAACGCGGCCCGCGACAACAAGAAGACGCGCATCATCCCCCGCCACCTGCAGCTGGCCATCCGCAACGACGAGGAGCTCAACAAGCTGCTGGGCAAGGTGACCATCGCGCAGGGCGGGGTGCTGCCCAACATCCAGGCCGTGCTGCTGCCCAAGAAGACCGACAGCCACAAGGCTAAAGCCAAGTGA